The nucleotide window TCTCTGTGGCTGCGGAGCAGCACAACGCCTGAAAACCGTGCGTGGGTTCTCAGGCGCTGGGAGTTCGGGTCAGACTGGGCACAGCCGGATGTGGAGACCACGCGCGGCGCATCACCAGATTGGAGTGATGGGGCGCGTTCTTCATGGCCCCAGGATAGCGGTTCGGCGCGGAGCGGGCAAGGCGGCGCGCCAGAAGGCAGTTCTCAGCGCAGTTTGCTCACCTGACAGCCGCTGCTGGCACACTCACGCAGGCGGTCGTTCAGGAAATTCAGGCGCGTGGTCGTGAACTCCACCGCGCAGTCGGAGAACACCACGCTGCCGCGCTGCGGGTCCACGTCCACACAGTCGCGGTTGCGCTGCGCGAGCCACGCACGTTGGCCCTGGCGCAGAAGCTGCTGCCCGGCGGCGTTCAGGCGGCCCAGCAACTTCTGGTAGGCCACATTGAGTTCGTCGTCGGCACGCACGAGCACTTTGGCGTCGCAGTACACCCGGTCGAAGGACCCTTTCGGAGAGTTGCAGCTCTGCTGCGCATAGGCAGGCGCCCCCAGCGCGAGCAGAGGAAGCAGGGCGGCGGCGGGCCACAGGATTCTGGACATGGTCGGACCTCCTGCCTCTCATTTTAGGGTGCCGGTTCGTGCAGCGCCCATGAAAAACTGCTCCGGCCGTGCCGCTTCCGACTCCTCCGGGACGCCCTTGACCCGCTCCGACAGCACCTGGCGTTGTCAGGCCACAGACGTCACCGGCCCGTCTCTGGCTCTGGGGTTGTCGCCCCAGCGGTTGCGGCCCAGCACACTCCTCTGCGCGAGACTCACGGGAGTTACGATCAGACCAAACAGAAACAGTAGACCCGAGAAGACTCCGGCAGGCGTTCCCACGCTCAAGACGCAGGCCATCAGAAACGCCGCATAGCCCAGCAACCACCAGCCGCTGCGGCCCGTGTCATGCAAACGGCGCACCGTCACGGCCATGGTGGGCAGGGCTATCGCTACCATAAAAAGCCAATACAGCACGGTGCCGACGTTCAGCGACGGTCCCTGGACCTCGATGTCTGGACTCAGGTGACCAGCCAGACGGGCCAGCCCGAAACCCACCAACGCGTTGACGAGCACGAAGGGCCAGTATGCATGGCGGCGGGCACGACCCCCGAATTTGGCGTACTGGCGCAGGACGTTCAGATAGGCGTTCCTGCTCTTCTCCCTGCGGGGGGCGTCCGGTTGTCCGGCCAGCGGGAAAACCCTCCGGCTGCGCGCGGTCCTATCAGGCGTCCACCCCCACGATCTCGGCCACGTTACGCACGCCGTCGCGTTCCAGCAGGGCGTCTAGCCCCCGGTTGATCCGGCGCACCAGCCCGGGTCCCTCGTAGATCAGGGCGCTGTAGACCTCGACGAGGCTGGCCCCGGCCCGCAGCTTGGCGTAGGCGTCCTCTGCGGTGAAGATCCCCCCGACCCCGACCACCGGGACCTGGCCCCGGGTCAGGCGGTACGCCCCGCGAACGAGTTCGGTGCTGCGGGCCGTCAGGGGACGCCCGCTCAGACCCCCGG belongs to Deinococcus sp. Leaf326 and includes:
- a CDS encoding DUF805 domain-containing protein encodes the protein MAGQPDAPRREKSRNAYLNVLRQYAKFGGRARRHAYWPFVLVNALVGFGLARLAGHLSPDIEVQGPSLNVGTVLYWLFMVAIALPTMAVTVRRLHDTGRSGWWLLGYAAFLMACVLSVGTPAGVFSGLLFLFGLIVTPVSLAQRSVLGRNRWGDNPRARDGPVTSVA
- a CDS encoding lysozyme inhibitor LprI family protein, giving the protein MSRILWPAAALLPLLALGAPAYAQQSCNSPKGSFDRVYCDAKVLVRADDELNVAYQKLLGRLNAAGQQLLRQGQRAWLAQRNRDCVDVDPQRGSVVFSDCAVEFTTTRLNFLNDRLRECASSGCQVSKLR